The genomic interval AGGGGCCAACCTCCCACTCCTAATGTCCCGTCTTCCCACCCTATGCTCTTCCCACCCAGACCTGCCCAATCTATTCTCAGTCTCCTTGCCCCGAATACTGGGTCCCAATCACAACTCTTCTCACTTTGGATctcctctctccaccccacctcATCCTGGGGGCCCACATCTTCTAATGGTCCCCTCCTGGCTCCTCCATGCCCTGTGACTCTCTCTTCACCTCCTCTTCCACACCCGGAGTCCCGGACCCTAATTTCCTACCCTCCCACCAAAAACCTCCATGCTAGGGTCCTATAGTTGACCTTTATGGAGACCAAATCACCTGTCTCCCATCTCCCTTTATGCTCCCACCCCTGCAGAAACACCCAGTCCCATGTGGCACTTCATCATTGCTTTTGAACAGTCCCCATCCAAACCTTCCCCACAGTCCTGCTGATCCATGGACTCTCCCCTCACACCTCCTCTAACCCAGCTCCTGACCCAGaaccttccccctctccccagACTCCAACCCAAACCCATCCCTAACCCAGCCCACCCTGGCCTTACCCTGTCTCCACAGCCCtgtccacctctgcctcccttgTGTCCCTGGCCTGGACGTTGGCCTCCTACCAGAAGGTGCTGCGGGACTCGAGGGATGACAAGCGGCCACTGTCTTACAAAGGTGCGGTggcccaggtgttgtggcacctgTTCACCATTGCTGCCCGCAGTCTGGCATTCGCGCTCTTCGCCAGCGTCTACAAGCTCTACTTTGGCATCTTCATTGTGGCCCATTGGTGCGTCATGACCTTCTGGGTCATCCAAGGGGAGACGGACTTCTGCATGTCCAAGTGGGAGGAGATCATCTACAACATGGTGGTGGGCATCATCTACATCTTCTGCTGGTTCAATGTCAAGGAGGGCCGCAGCCGCCGCCGCATGGCCCTCTACTACTGCATCGTCCTGCTGGAGAATGCTGCTCTGACCGGCTTCTGGTACTCCAGCCGCAACTTCTCAACCGACTTCCACTCACTCATCCTGGTCTGCGTGGTGGCCTCCAGCTTTGCACTGGGCATATTCTTCATGTGTGTCTATTACTGCCTCCTGCACCCCAATGGGCCCATGCTGGGTTCCCAAGCACCTGGCTGCATCTTCCCGGAGTCCCCAGGGTCCTGTGGCCCACCATCTGATGCTGTCACAAGTCCCCCAAGGTCTCTGccgaggactacaggcaccgagcggGATGGGGCCTCCATAGGGGGTGAGCGAGCGGGAACCCCCACACCACCTGTCTTCCAGGTGCGGCCTGGCTTGCCCCTCACACCAGTGGCCCGCACCTTGCGGACAGAGGGGCCTGTCATTCGGATTGACTTGCCTCGGAAGAAGTACCCAGCATGGGATGCTCATTTTATTGACCGCCGGCTCCGGAAGACCATTCTAGCTCTGGAATACTCCTCGCCTGCCACTCCCCGGTTGCAATACCGGAGTGTGGGGACCTCCCAGGAGCTGCTGGAGTATGAGACCACAGTGTAGGCTATGgtctccccccacccaaaaaGGGACAGACTTGGCTGACGCTACATCAGCCACAGTGTTGAGCCCAGAATATCAGGGCCACCAGGCTATAGGGGAGTAGATCTATTGGTCCAAGGGTAGAATGGCCCTGCCATTGTGTTCTTGCAGGGGAGGGGCAGCCTTTTGGAGGCCCCAGCCCTAGGTCCCATTTTCAGGCCTGTGGCCCATTCCCTAGAGTCCCCTGAACCAGGGCCCAGGGAACCAACTGGTGCTACACTCCTCATGAGCTGTCCTGCTTTCATAGGGCCCCATGCCCTCTCCCCTGCCTGGTGTTGCCCAAATGTCACCTCTGCTGGACCTGCCAGAGAAAGGGCACCATCTGGGGTCTGTGACCTAGGCCTTGTGCTCCTCAGGGGGCTGTGGGCAGTGGTGGGAGGAAATCTCTGAGAAGTATGGCAGAGGCCGTGGAAGGTGTGGGGTAGGGTTGGAGCATCTGTGGACAGGGATAGCACAGTACCTGCCAGGCCTGAGGCCTGGAGTCCGGGCAAGAAGGAGTGAGTTAGGGTGGGATGGGGGCTGGAAGTCTGTGGGTTTGACAGAAGAAAGAGCCCCAGGGTCTAGCCTAGCAGAGCAAGAATGAGTGAAAGACTTGGGAGAGGAGACCCTGTTATCCAGAGCATGGAGAATATGGACATGGAGCTCCTCAAGAGTCACCCTTTGTCAAGGGCTGTGTTATGGATGAAGGTCCAGACACCTCTGGTGAAATGTTTCAAGGAGCCATTCCTTGTTCTAGATGAGCTTCTGGAACATTTCTTCTAGATAAAGGTCTTGAACACAGCAGATAAAATATCTAGGGAGATCTCTGCCTGGGCTCAAGTATACAAAAGGTCCTAGCACATTTAGCAGAGGAACTGTTCTAGAGACATGCTTAGTTCTAGATTGAGTTCTAGAACACTTAGCTGATAAAATGTCCTGGGGAGTGGCTCTGATCTACATTCTTTTAAGAAGGGTGAGGACACATAGCCCTGCTGCTCTGCTGTGGGGAATGTGCTACCTCCTGCCATAGTCAGGGGTACGAGGGGCTCTAGAACCCAGTGTGAATGGAGTATTCTAGGAATAGGTGCTCCAATTTTAGACTTCTGGAGCTTATGGGACCTCTAGGCCTTTGTCCACCTTGCTCCATAGCcttctttctaaaacaaaattgtCCACAGAACCCCTGAGACATTTTAGCTGCCAACTGGTTCCTAgctagagaaaaaaagcaaagctcTGGGGACATGACATGAATCCTGGCTCACAGCCACCTTGCAGATGGGGCTCACTGGGGCGGCATCTGGGAAACTGACTTGTTTTGCCTCAGATCTGACAACTTCTCACCCAGGGCTCCTCCCCCTGCCCTTGACAGCCAGTCCTGCATGGGAGTAGGGAAGACAGCAATTCCATGGGGTAAGGGGACAGAGCTTCTAGGCTGAGCTTGGAACCTCCTCCATGCTCCCCCCAAGCCAACTAAGGTGCATTCACTGGGTGGGGACAGCAGGGCATGTTAAGGACATATGCAGGCCTGGGGTGAGGTGAGCCATGAGAATCCTAGACTATGCAAATTAG from Nycticebus coucang isolate mNycCou1 chromosome 21, mNycCou1.pri, whole genome shotgun sequence carries:
- the XKR7 gene encoding XK-related protein 7, which gives rise to MAAKSDGAAAAAGPGPEGAAGGARGSAGGRGEAAAAAAGSPGTVGAAGPGPRYELRDCCWVLCALLVFFSDGATDLWLAASYYLQGQRTYFGLTLLFVLLPSLVVQLLSFRWFVYDYTEPAGAPGPAVSTKDSGSGEAAISTKDSAVAFRTKEGSPELGPPPAPSSASAYRRRCCRLCIWLLQTLVHLLQLGQVWRYLRALYLGLQSRWRGERLRRHFYWRMLFESADVSMLRLLETFLRSAPQLVLQLSLLVQRGGAPDLLPALSTSASLVSLAWTLASYQKVLRDSRDDKRPLSYKGAVAQVLWHLFTIAARSLAFALFASVYKLYFGIFIVAHWCVMTFWVIQGETDFCMSKWEEIIYNMVVGIIYIFCWFNVKEGRSRRRMALYYCIVLLENAALTGFWYSSRNFSTDFHSLILVCVVASSFALGIFFMCVYYCLLHPNGPMLGSQAPGCIFPESPGSCGPPSDAVTSPPRSLPRTTGTERDGASIGGERAGTPTPPVFQVRPGLPLTPVARTLRTEGPVIRIDLPRKKYPAWDAHFIDRRLRKTILALEYSSPATPRLQYRSVGTSQELLEYETTV